In Microbacterium maritypicum, the following are encoded in one genomic region:
- a CDS encoding mandelate racemase/muconate lactonizing enzyme family protein yields the protein MASTITDARAFLVDVAVETERTDAVQSFVSQETIFVELTTSDGLHGLGYSYTIGTGGRAVLSMLRDHLLPILVGQEADRIEAVWYRLFASTRATTTGAITSLALAAVDTALWDIASRRAGLPLWRLAGGFRRDIPLYDTEGGWLHLDTDELVAGALASKDAGLKGVKVKIGKPSGQEDRERLTAVREAVGSHFDIMVDANQSMTSAEAIRRARLFDGLDLGWIEEPLPADDIEGHARLAASTSTPIAVGESMYSIAQFREYLDRGAAGIVQVDVARIGGITPWLKVAHLAESFNVHVCPHFLMELHVSLVAAVPNGRYVEHIPQLRAITRTGMTIEDGRALAPETLGLGIDWDRDAMDDRIVL from the coding sequence ATGGCCAGTACGATCACCGATGCTCGCGCGTTCCTCGTGGACGTCGCCGTCGAGACCGAACGCACGGATGCCGTGCAGAGCTTCGTGTCTCAGGAGACGATCTTCGTCGAACTCACCACGAGCGATGGCCTGCACGGCCTCGGGTACTCCTACACGATCGGAACGGGAGGTCGCGCAGTGCTGTCGATGCTGCGCGACCACCTGCTCCCGATCCTCGTCGGCCAGGAAGCCGACCGCATCGAGGCGGTCTGGTACCGCCTGTTCGCCTCGACCCGCGCGACGACGACCGGGGCCATCACCTCGCTCGCACTGGCTGCCGTCGACACGGCGCTGTGGGACATCGCCTCGCGCAGAGCGGGACTCCCGTTGTGGCGCCTCGCGGGAGGGTTCCGTCGTGACATCCCCCTCTACGACACGGAGGGTGGGTGGCTGCACCTCGACACCGACGAGCTGGTGGCCGGAGCGCTCGCCTCGAAGGACGCCGGACTCAAAGGCGTGAAGGTCAAAATCGGCAAGCCGAGCGGACAGGAGGATCGCGAGCGACTGACGGCCGTTCGTGAGGCCGTCGGCTCGCACTTCGACATCATGGTCGACGCCAACCAATCGATGACCTCCGCCGAGGCCATCCGCCGTGCGCGGCTGTTCGACGGACTCGACCTCGGCTGGATCGAGGAGCCCCTGCCCGCCGATGACATCGAGGGGCATGCCAGGCTCGCGGCATCGACCTCGACACCGATCGCGGTGGGGGAGTCGATGTACTCGATCGCGCAGTTCCGCGAGTATCTCGACCGCGGCGCCGCGGGAATCGTCCAGGTGGACGTCGCCCGCATCGGCGGCATCACCCCTTGGCTGAAGGTCGCGCACCTCGCCGAGTCGTTCAACGTGCACGTGTGCCCGCACTTCCTCATGGAGCTGCACGTGAGCCTGGTCGCCGCAGTCCCGAACGGACGCTACGTCGAGCACATCCCGCAGCTGCGCGCGATCACCCGGACCGGCATGACCATCGAAGACGGCCGCGCCCTCGCCCCCGAGACGCTCGGTCTCGGGATCGATTGGGATCGCGACGCCATGGACGATCGGATCGTGCTCTGA
- a CDS encoding ABC transporter permease, whose product MSRLGAAARAELRSPRALLVVLIVVLVTTLAILKPAFLNGPFVIAPLLTTIAIFTVVGLAQMVVLSIGHMNLAVGQLAGIGALVTGAAFENFGLPLLAGLALGVLASTALGALAGWIIAKTGVNSFIVTLAMSFTLLGLIPTLYKSWSTGQAFTVSPAGFETIGRGTFADVCMFGYCGSNAVPLMVLPALGCMAVIWYFYTCTRSGREVLMTGSSVKAAELSGIPTASRTILAHALSGLLAAIAGFLLAASTGSFTPAIGSEFMLSSFLGPILGGTRLAGGLVSIVGTALGITLTSVIRKGLELFGVGLETLNVLLGVILLAALATDRLRLLFARRRPAAATESAATLAVELEEAEAHR is encoded by the coding sequence ATGTCGCGTCTGGGCGCTGCCGCACGCGCCGAGCTCCGCTCACCGCGCGCGCTCCTCGTCGTCCTGATCGTCGTCCTGGTCACGACCCTGGCCATCCTCAAGCCGGCGTTCCTCAACGGCCCCTTCGTCATCGCGCCGCTGCTCACGACGATCGCGATCTTCACGGTCGTCGGGCTCGCACAGATGGTCGTGCTCTCGATCGGCCACATGAACCTCGCTGTGGGACAGCTCGCGGGGATCGGAGCGCTCGTCACCGGTGCCGCGTTCGAGAACTTCGGCCTGCCGCTCCTCGCCGGGCTCGCTCTCGGGGTGCTCGCCAGTACGGCGCTCGGCGCGCTCGCCGGATGGATCATCGCCAAGACCGGAGTGAACTCCTTCATCGTGACTCTCGCGATGAGCTTCACGCTGCTGGGGCTGATCCCCACGCTGTACAAGTCGTGGAGCACCGGCCAGGCGTTCACGGTCTCGCCCGCCGGGTTCGAGACCATCGGTCGCGGCACCTTCGCCGACGTCTGCATGTTCGGCTACTGCGGCTCGAACGCCGTGCCGCTCATGGTCCTGCCCGCCCTCGGCTGCATGGCCGTGATCTGGTACTTCTACACCTGCACCCGCAGCGGACGCGAAGTCCTGATGACCGGCAGCAGTGTGAAGGCCGCGGAGCTCTCCGGCATCCCCACCGCGAGCCGGACCATCCTCGCGCATGCCCTCTCCGGGCTGCTCGCGGCGATCGCCGGGTTCTTGCTCGCCGCGAGCACGGGGTCGTTCACCCCCGCCATCGGCAGCGAGTTCATGCTCTCCTCGTTCCTCGGACCGATCCTCGGCGGCACGCGGCTCGCCGGCGGCCTGGTCTCGATCGTCGGCACCGCGCTCGGCATCACGCTGACCTCGGTGATCCGCAAGGGGCTCGAGCTGTTCGGGGTCGGGCTCGAGACGCTCAACGTCCTGCTCGGCGTCATCCTCCTGGCGGCACTCGCCACGGACCGGCTGCGGCTGCTCTTCGCGCGACGCCGTCCCGCCGCAGCGACGGAGTCCGCCGCGACGCTCGCCGTCGAACTCGAAGAGGCGGAGGCCCACCGATGA
- a CDS encoding ABC transporter permease, protein MKRMISANNLLLVGIVVVGAAVLGMATSGQFFGPVSMTSFFRFVSVPILIGLAQMITLCVGQLNLAVGAIGGVAACFTGVIVTSWGVPPWIGALVAVLTGAVLGLVNGLLVVGTRINGFIVTLAMSQILIGVQYALVGTRTIERKAWPELAAFGRSEILGIPTIFLMTLVVAVIVALYFAQTVSGRKLLASGGNASAAQLAGISTDRALIVAHTLSGLLCGVAAMVSISFLPGVNTTVGGDWLLPSFAAPIIGGVALAGGTVAVLGTVLAAMVVRLVDAASPIFRFDAEVVNFVVGAVVLGTVALGKLREVQASRHASRIRSLRAEAALAEVKR, encoded by the coding sequence ATGAAACGCATGATCAGCGCGAACAACCTCCTGCTGGTCGGGATCGTCGTGGTCGGAGCAGCCGTGCTGGGCATGGCGACGTCGGGACAGTTCTTCGGCCCGGTGTCGATGACGAGCTTCTTCCGGTTCGTCAGCGTGCCGATCCTGATCGGGCTCGCCCAGATGATCACGCTCTGCGTCGGGCAGCTCAACCTCGCGGTCGGTGCCATAGGCGGTGTCGCGGCCTGCTTCACCGGCGTGATCGTCACCTCCTGGGGCGTCCCCCCATGGATCGGTGCCCTCGTCGCCGTGCTCACCGGCGCCGTCCTCGGCCTCGTCAACGGCCTGCTGGTCGTCGGGACCAGGATCAACGGCTTCATCGTGACTCTCGCGATGTCGCAGATCCTGATCGGTGTGCAGTACGCCCTCGTGGGCACCCGTACGATCGAGCGCAAGGCCTGGCCCGAGCTCGCCGCCTTCGGGCGGTCGGAGATCCTGGGCATCCCCACGATCTTCCTGATGACGCTCGTGGTCGCCGTGATCGTCGCCCTCTACTTCGCACAGACGGTGTCGGGACGCAAGCTCCTGGCCAGCGGGGGCAACGCCTCGGCCGCGCAGCTCGCGGGAATCTCGACCGACCGGGCTCTCATCGTGGCCCACACGCTCTCCGGACTCCTCTGCGGCGTCGCCGCGATGGTGAGCATCTCGTTCCTCCCCGGCGTGAACACGACCGTCGGCGGCGACTGGCTGCTGCCGAGCTTCGCCGCACCGATCATCGGCGGCGTCGCGCTTGCCGGAGGGACCGTGGCCGTCCTCGGCACGGTGCTCGCGGCGATGGTCGTGCGGCTCGTGGATGCCGCCAGCCCGATCTTCCGCTTCGATGCCGAGGTCGTGAACTTCGTCGTCGGTGCGGTGGTGCTGGGTACCGTGGCTCTCGGCAAGCTGCGCGAGGTGCAGGCGTCTCGACATGCCAGCAGGATCAGATCGTTGCGAGCGGAAGCCGCACTGGCGGAGGTGAAGCGATGA
- a CDS encoding sugar ABC transporter ATP-binding protein — MTVALEVRNLRKTFPGVTALADANLTLEAGSVHALMGENGAGKSTLIKIVTGVQGADSGSLILGGEEISFSNPLEAMAAGIGVVHQERNVVREFTVGENIALSAMPRRAGAVDWRQVWRESKRCLDMLDLDIDPRTPMRELSAAQIQLVEIARGLYRSAKVLLLDEPTASLSNDEADRLYKVVRQLSAEGTAVVLVSHKLDEVFAHCDAITVLRDGSTVMPSQPIADTTHDEVVARMVGRTLADLEVEEREVDRTVTPALELTDVSTAAGHRRISLAVHPGEVLGMYGLVGAGRTELARAILGLDRVVGGEVKVDGRSVRIRSVRDALRRFRIGYVTENRKEEGVFLLQPITRNVAVTIWSEISKVLGFVPGRTERDAVQTHVDALDIRISSQDQLAGQLSGGNQQKVSLAKWLAARTRVLIIDEPTVGIDVRTKRAFYELIWRLADDGMAILLISSDLAEMVTLADRIVVMDQFIVRGVVENTHDYQPMSAAVMSHIHGSSVEAS; from the coding sequence ATGACCGTCGCACTGGAAGTCCGGAATCTGCGCAAGACGTTCCCTGGCGTGACCGCGCTCGCCGACGCGAACCTGACCCTCGAGGCCGGCTCGGTGCACGCGCTCATGGGCGAGAACGGTGCGGGCAAGTCGACGCTCATCAAGATCGTGACCGGTGTGCAGGGCGCTGACTCCGGGAGCCTGATCCTGGGCGGTGAGGAGATCTCGTTCTCGAACCCGCTGGAGGCGATGGCGGCCGGCATCGGTGTCGTGCATCAGGAGCGCAACGTCGTCCGCGAGTTCACCGTGGGGGAGAACATCGCCCTCTCCGCGATGCCCCGCCGTGCGGGCGCGGTCGACTGGCGGCAGGTGTGGCGCGAGTCGAAGCGCTGCCTGGACATGCTCGACCTCGACATCGATCCCCGCACGCCCATGCGTGAGCTCTCGGCCGCGCAGATCCAGCTCGTGGAGATCGCCCGCGGCCTGTACCGCAGCGCCAAGGTGCTCCTGCTCGACGAACCGACCGCCTCACTCAGCAACGACGAGGCCGACCGGCTCTACAAAGTGGTGCGCCAGCTCAGCGCCGAGGGCACCGCCGTCGTCCTCGTCAGCCACAAGCTCGACGAGGTGTTCGCGCACTGCGATGCGATCACGGTGCTCCGCGACGGCAGCACCGTCATGCCCTCGCAGCCGATCGCGGACACGACCCATGACGAGGTCGTCGCGCGGATGGTCGGCCGCACGCTCGCCGATCTGGAGGTCGAGGAGCGCGAGGTCGACCGCACCGTCACGCCCGCGCTCGAGCTGACGGATGTCAGCACCGCCGCCGGGCATCGCCGCATCTCGCTCGCGGTTCATCCGGGAGAGGTGCTCGGGATGTACGGGCTCGTCGGCGCCGGCCGCACCGAGCTCGCGCGAGCCATCCTCGGACTCGACCGAGTCGTCGGGGGAGAGGTGAAGGTCGACGGCAGATCGGTGCGGATCCGCTCCGTGCGCGATGCCCTGCGCCGTTTCCGCATCGGCTACGTCACCGAGAACCGCAAGGAGGAGGGAGTCTTCCTCCTGCAGCCGATCACGCGCAACGTCGCCGTCACCATCTGGTCGGAGATCTCGAAGGTCCTCGGATTCGTCCCCGGGCGCACGGAGCGCGACGCGGTGCAGACCCACGTCGACGCCCTGGACATCAGGATCAGCTCGCAGGATCAGCTCGCCGGACAGCTCTCCGGAGGCAACCAGCAGAAGGTCTCTCTGGCCAAGTGGCTCGCCGCGCGGACCCGTGTGCTCATCATCGACGAGCCGACGGTCGGGATCGACGTGCGCACCAAGCGCGCGTTCTACGAACTCATCTGGCGGCTCGCCGACGACGGCATGGCGATCCTGCTCATCTCGAGCGACCTCGCCGAGATGGTGACTCTCGCCGACCGCATCGTCGTCATGGACCAATTCATCGTGCGCGGCGTCGTCGAGAACACGCACGATTACCAACCGATGAGCGCGGCCGTGATGAGTCACATCCACGGATCGTCGGTGGAGGCCTCATGA
- a CDS encoding aldo/keto reductase produces the protein MIPVRTHRGLDVSILGMGCAQLGNLGSVMTDEEAEASVHAAWDAGIRYFDTAPHYGLGLSERRLGRALAAYPRDEYVLSTKVGRLLVPSPETAHLRDMANLFDVPSDVRRVYDLSRDGVLRSLEASLDRLGVDRVDVVYMHDPDDHFDAARTTGAQTLSALRDEGVIGAYGAGMNQAGMLADLIEQTDADIVMCAGRLTLLEQAASLRMLRLARERGVAVVAAAVYNSGLLARDSVPDRVSYDYADAPQDVVERARELERICRAHGGTLPSAAVQYPLRMPQVVSAVVGMHGVQQVTEAVARATASIPESLWNALEHAGHVLSPESI, from the coding sequence ATGATCCCCGTTCGCACGCATCGCGGGCTCGACGTCAGCATCCTCGGCATGGGATGCGCCCAGCTCGGCAATCTGGGCAGCGTGATGACCGACGAGGAGGCGGAAGCGTCGGTGCACGCGGCCTGGGACGCCGGCATCCGCTACTTCGACACGGCGCCCCACTACGGACTCGGGCTCTCGGAGCGCCGACTCGGCCGCGCGCTCGCCGCGTATCCGCGGGACGAGTACGTGCTCTCCACGAAAGTCGGGCGATTACTCGTCCCGAGCCCGGAGACGGCTCACCTGCGGGACATGGCCAACCTCTTCGACGTGCCGTCCGACGTGCGTCGCGTCTACGACCTCAGCCGCGACGGCGTGCTGCGGTCGCTCGAGGCGAGCCTGGACCGGCTCGGAGTCGACCGGGTGGACGTCGTGTACATGCACGACCCGGACGACCACTTCGACGCCGCCAGGACCACCGGTGCGCAGACGCTGTCGGCGCTGCGCGACGAGGGCGTGATCGGAGCGTACGGCGCCGGGATGAACCAGGCCGGGATGCTCGCCGACCTGATCGAGCAGACCGACGCGGACATCGTGATGTGCGCCGGCCGGCTCACACTCCTCGAGCAGGCCGCCAGTCTGCGGATGCTGCGGCTCGCGCGCGAGCGTGGTGTCGCGGTGGTCGCCGCCGCCGTCTACAACTCGGGACTCCTCGCCCGTGACAGCGTGCCCGACCGGGTCAGCTACGACTACGCCGATGCGCCCCAGGACGTGGTGGAGCGGGCGCGCGAGCTCGAGCGCATCTGCCGCGCGCATGGCGGGACGCTGCCGTCGGCAGCCGTGCAGTATCCGCTGCGGATGCCGCAGGTGGTCTCGGCCGTCGTGGGGATGCACGGGGTGCAGCAGGTGACGGAGGCCGTCGCCCGCGCGACGGCGAGCATTCCGGAGTCGCTGTGGAACGCATTGGAGCACGCCGGGCATGTCCTGTCACCGGAATCGATCTGA
- a CDS encoding L-rhamnose mutarotase — protein sequence MRIALHSIIAEGAVDDYRAHHARIPDALRDLFGVAGIHDWTIWRSGRHLFHLVECADFEAAMRVVEASPVNDAWQADIGRFVEGFHGADGEDGFTPIEQVWALSVQRGTDA from the coding sequence ATGCGCATCGCCCTGCATTCGATCATCGCCGAGGGCGCGGTCGACGACTACCGAGCCCACCACGCCCGGATCCCCGACGCGCTGCGCGACCTCTTCGGCGTCGCGGGCATCCACGACTGGACGATCTGGCGCTCCGGGCGACACCTCTTCCACTTGGTCGAATGCGCCGACTTCGAGGCCGCGATGCGCGTCGTCGAGGCCTCGCCGGTGAACGACGCGTGGCAGGCCGACATCGGCCGGTTCGTCGAAGGCTTCCACGGTGCTGATGGCGAGGACGGCTTCACCCCGATCGAGCAGGTGTGGGCGCTGTCGGTGCAGCGCGGCACCGACGCGTGA
- a CDS encoding CPBP family intramembrane glutamic endopeptidase, whose product MTSPAPTATFWKRFWEKGGWWRALLLTAAYFVLFQLLSLSFTPLALNIQEPSSAAGLAVFYVLPELVGAVILAAFTLSVGWWREVFGRQPIRGRGWMWIAIVVVLLFNILRFATIDYGKAGFDVVLTWLLAGLLIGFTEEVLTRGLVVNLMRKAGHREVVVAVVSAALFAGLHAGNLLNGQNLLATGFQLVYTFAFGILMYLALRVTGTIIAPILLHASTDPSIFLQTAYPAEGALTGFAGLGNIVVVVAGFVTIFFIRGRVGDTRPDFSETRPA is encoded by the coding sequence ATGACCTCTCCCGCACCCACCGCCACGTTCTGGAAGAGGTTCTGGGAAAAGGGCGGATGGTGGCGAGCGCTCCTCCTCACGGCCGCGTACTTCGTCCTCTTCCAGCTGCTCTCGCTGTCGTTCACTCCGCTCGCGCTGAACATCCAGGAACCGAGCAGCGCGGCGGGCCTCGCCGTGTTCTACGTCCTGCCCGAACTCGTCGGGGCCGTCATCCTCGCCGCCTTCACCCTCTCGGTCGGGTGGTGGCGCGAGGTCTTCGGCCGGCAGCCGATCCGCGGCCGAGGCTGGATGTGGATCGCCATCGTTGTGGTGCTGCTGTTCAACATCCTCCGCTTCGCGACGATCGACTACGGCAAGGCGGGCTTCGACGTCGTGCTGACGTGGCTCCTGGCCGGACTCCTGATCGGCTTCACCGAGGAGGTGCTCACTCGCGGCCTGGTCGTGAACCTGATGCGCAAGGCGGGCCACCGCGAGGTCGTGGTGGCCGTGGTCTCGGCCGCCCTCTTCGCGGGACTGCACGCGGGCAACCTGCTCAACGGGCAGAACCTCCTCGCGACCGGGTTCCAGCTGGTCTACACCTTCGCCTTCGGCATCCTGATGTACCTCGCGCTCCGCGTGACCGGAACGATCATCGCGCCGATCCTGCTGCACGCGAGCACCGACCCGAGCATCTTCCTGCAGACCGCCTACCCGGCGGAGGGCGCGCTCACGGGCTTCGCCGGTCTCGGCAACATCGTGGTGGTCGTCGCCGGCTTCGTGACGATCTTCTTCATCCGCGGCCGCGTCGGCGACACCCGCCCGGACTTCAGCGAGACACGTCCGGCCTGA
- a CDS encoding MDR family MFS transporter → MSATATKDAPFLLTKRRIWIIFSALIAGMLLSSLDQTIVSTAMPTIVGQLGGVDHQVWITTAYLLATTIVMPIYGKFGDVLGRRNLFLVAIALFTLASVGCAFATDFWMFVVFRALQGLGGGGLMILSQAIIADIVPANERGKYMGPLGAVFGLSAVAGPLLGGYFVDHLTWQWAFYINIPVGIAAFIIALVALKLPSKKAEKPIDIFGVIFLSIATTCLIFFTDFGGDKEFGWDSLATWAWGAGLIVAATAFVITESRVKDPIIPLSLFRNPIFVNATAIGLVLGIGMFAAIGFVPTFLQMSSGTSAAESGLLMIPMMVGLMGTSIFSGIAISKTGKYKIYPILGTIITGIAMVSMTTLSASTPIWLICTFLFVFGAGLGLIMQVVVLVVQNAVPAGELGTATSTNNYFREVGASLGTAVFGTIFTTRLTENLTGVFAGAGASPDAASQAASTIDPATLNTLPDEVRDGIVTAYADALAPVFWYLVPFIALALVLSLFLKQIPLSDQAGLVARGEAISGEEAERMEAEQRGIAHPDDLATADAGPTDTGSTPTVR, encoded by the coding sequence ATGTCCGCCACCGCCACGAAGGATGCGCCCTTCCTGCTCACGAAGCGCCGCATCTGGATCATCTTCAGCGCCCTCATCGCGGGCATGCTGCTCTCCAGCCTCGATCAGACCATCGTCTCGACCGCCATGCCGACCATCGTCGGGCAGCTCGGCGGCGTCGACCACCAGGTCTGGATCACCACCGCCTACCTGCTCGCCACGACCATCGTGATGCCGATCTACGGCAAGTTCGGTGACGTCCTCGGCCGACGCAACCTGTTCCTGGTCGCCATCGCGCTGTTCACCCTGGCCTCGGTCGGCTGCGCCTTCGCCACCGACTTCTGGATGTTCGTCGTCTTCCGCGCCCTGCAGGGCCTCGGCGGCGGCGGCCTGATGATCCTGTCGCAGGCGATCATCGCCGACATCGTGCCGGCCAACGAGCGCGGCAAGTACATGGGCCCGCTCGGCGCCGTGTTCGGTCTGTCGGCCGTCGCGGGGCCGCTCCTCGGCGGCTACTTCGTCGACCACCTGACCTGGCAGTGGGCGTTCTACATCAACATCCCCGTCGGCATCGCCGCGTTCATCATCGCTCTGGTCGCGCTGAAGCTGCCGAGCAAGAAGGCCGAGAAGCCGATCGACATCTTCGGCGTCATCTTCCTCTCGATCGCGACCACCTGCCTGATCTTCTTCACCGACTTCGGCGGCGACAAGGAGTTCGGCTGGGATTCGCTGGCCACCTGGGCCTGGGGCGCCGGCCTGATCGTCGCAGCCACGGCCTTCGTCATCACGGAATCGCGGGTCAAGGACCCGATCATCCCGCTCAGCCTCTTCCGCAACCCGATCTTCGTGAACGCGACCGCGATCGGACTGGTGCTCGGAATCGGCATGTTCGCGGCGATCGGCTTCGTGCCGACCTTCCTGCAGATGTCGTCCGGCACCTCGGCGGCGGAATCCGGTCTGCTGATGATCCCGATGATGGTGGGCCTGATGGGCACGTCGATCTTCTCGGGCATCGCGATCTCCAAGACCGGCAAGTACAAGATCTATCCGATCCTCGGCACGATCATCACCGGCATCGCGATGGTCTCGATGACCACCCTGTCGGCCTCCACACCGATCTGGTTGATCTGCACGTTCCTGTTCGTGTTCGGCGCCGGGCTCGGCCTCATCATGCAGGTCGTCGTCCTGGTCGTGCAGAACGCGGTCCCCGCGGGCGAGCTCGGCACCGCCACCAGCACGAACAACTACTTCCGCGAGGTCGGCGCGTCGCTGGGAACCGCCGTGTTCGGCACGATCTTCACCACGCGCCTGACCGAGAACCTCACCGGGGTCTTCGCCGGGGCCGGTGCCTCGCCGGATGCCGCGTCGCAGGCCGCGTCCACGATCGACCCCGCGACGCTGAACACCCTCCCCGACGAGGTGCGCGACGGCATCGTCACCGCGTACGCGGACGCTCTGGCGCCGGTGTTCTGGTACCTCGTACCCTTCATCGCACTCGCACTCGTGCTGTCGCTGTTCCTCAAGCAGATCCCGCTGTCCGATCAGGCCGGACTCGTCGCCCGCGGCGAGGCGATCAGCGGTGAGGAAGCGGAGCGCATGGAAGCCGAGCAGCGCGGCATCGCCCATCCGGACGATCTCGCAACGGCGGATGCCGGGCCGACGGACACAGGTTCCACACCGACGGTCCGCTGA
- a CDS encoding TetR/AcrR family transcriptional regulator, with protein sequence MSDSADSLREQRKRETSRALTDAARRLTTEQGFAGFTIEELCAEVGVSRRTFFNYFESKENAVFGFATIDSRQEALEEEFASQHGDLLDDFIQLTIRRFELFNPVEDAPAMFAVIEQEPRLLKAAFEQLAKNERRDMGLIVRRTGDDADAELCAEVIVHTVGALVRMSMDQLLHHQATEPFSDLITRRLDLARSLYARSQKAH encoded by the coding sequence ATGAGCGACAGTGCAGATTCACTGCGGGAGCAGCGCAAGCGCGAGACGTCCCGTGCACTCACCGATGCCGCCCGCCGACTGACGACGGAGCAGGGCTTCGCGGGTTTCACCATCGAAGAGCTGTGCGCCGAGGTGGGCGTGTCCCGACGCACCTTCTTCAACTACTTCGAGAGCAAGGAGAACGCGGTCTTCGGGTTCGCCACCATCGACTCGCGCCAGGAGGCCCTCGAAGAGGAGTTCGCCTCGCAACACGGTGACCTGCTCGACGACTTCATTCAGCTGACGATCCGCCGCTTCGAGCTGTTCAACCCGGTCGAGGATGCTCCGGCGATGTTCGCCGTGATCGAGCAGGAGCCGCGTCTGCTCAAGGCCGCGTTCGAGCAGCTCGCCAAGAACGAGCGTCGCGACATGGGGCTGATCGTCCGCCGCACCGGAGACGACGCTGATGCCGAACTCTGCGCCGAGGTGATCGTGCACACCGTCGGCGCGCTCGTGCGGATGAGCATGGACCAGCTCCTGCACCACCAGGCCACCGAGCCGTTCAGCGACCTCATCACCCGACGTCTCGACCTCGCCCGCTCGCTCTACGCACGGTCACAGAAAGCCCACTGA
- a CDS encoding Asp23/Gls24 family envelope stress response protein, which produces MANVTGSTQPKTQIVAPQQGAAAGKTTIEDAVVAKIAGIAAREVSGVYALGGGTARMVGAIRDALNTTDLSQGIRVEVGETQVAVDVTIVAEYPVSLQKVADDVRAAIHRAMVELVGMEVAEVNVTVNDVHIPSDDEGDGTQETRVQ; this is translated from the coding sequence ATGGCGAACGTGACCGGCAGTACTCAGCCCAAGACCCAGATCGTCGCACCGCAGCAGGGGGCTGCTGCGGGCAAGACCACGATCGAGGATGCGGTGGTGGCGAAGATCGCCGGCATCGCCGCTCGCGAGGTCAGCGGCGTCTACGCACTCGGTGGGGGCACCGCGCGCATGGTGGGGGCCATCCGCGACGCGCTCAACACCACCGACCTCTCGCAGGGGATCCGCGTGGAGGTCGGGGAGACTCAGGTCGCGGTCGACGTGACGATCGTCGCCGAGTACCCGGTCTCGCTCCAGAAGGTGGCGGACGACGTCCGCGCCGCCATCCACCGCGCCATGGTGGAACTGGTCGGCATGGAAGTCGCCGAGGTCAACGTGACCGTCAACGACGTGCACATCCCCTCCGATGACGAGGGCGACGGCACGCAGGAGACGCGAGTCCAGTGA
- a CDS encoding DUF2273 domain-containing protein yields the protein MTASVIGAAAAAALALTWVALGFWAFVLVALAMLVGAVAGRIIDGRLDLRALAEVFRGRRSSS from the coding sequence GTGACCGCGTCGGTGATCGGAGCGGCGGCTGCGGCCGCCCTCGCGTTGACCTGGGTGGCTCTGGGCTTCTGGGCCTTCGTGCTCGTGGCACTGGCGATGCTGGTGGGCGCGGTCGCCGGCCGCATCATCGACGGTCGACTCGACCTGCGGGCGCTCGCCGAGGTCTTCCGAGGCCGGCGCTCCTCCTCATGA
- a CDS encoding CsbD family protein: MGAEDKIKAAAEKVAGKAKEAVGKVTNDDKLVAEGKAEQAKGEIRDTAENVKDAFKK, from the coding sequence ATGGGCGCTGAAGACAAGATCAAGGCCGCTGCGGAGAAGGTCGCCGGCAAGGCGAAGGAGGCCGTCGGCAAGGTCACCAACGACGACAAGCTCGTCGCCGAGGGCAAGGCCGAGCAGGCCAAGGGCGAGATCCGCGACACGGCCGAGAACGTCAAGGATGCGTTCAAGAAGTAG
- a CDS encoding RNA polymerase sigma factor: MEEERFRRALEQADDGIVAGRAMDGDVEAFAVLVRRYTPMMRAYTQRMLNASADVDDIVQESFVTAWQRFGELDDPSKVKSWLMRIVSRKAVDRIRAARPVVDIDSIDRPAPLHASPSAVVEVRAGVAAVGAALRELPDAQRECWVLREIGGYSYEEISEELGIPVSTARGLLARARKYMIVRMEEWR, translated from the coding sequence ATGGAAGAGGAACGCTTTCGCAGAGCGCTCGAGCAGGCCGACGACGGCATCGTCGCCGGACGTGCGATGGACGGCGATGTCGAAGCCTTCGCGGTGCTCGTGCGGAGATACACGCCGATGATGCGTGCGTACACGCAGCGGATGCTGAACGCCTCGGCCGATGTCGACGACATCGTGCAGGAGTCGTTCGTCACCGCCTGGCAGCGGTTCGGCGAGCTCGACGACCCGTCGAAGGTGAAGAGCTGGCTGATGCGGATCGTGAGTCGGAAGGCGGTGGATCGCATTCGTGCGGCCCGACCCGTCGTGGACATCGACTCCATCGATCGCCCGGCACCTCTGCACGCCTCGCCGTCGGCGGTGGTCGAGGTGCGAGCCGGAGTCGCCGCCGTCGGTGCCGCGCTGCGCGAGCTGCCCGATGCCCAGCGCGAATGCTGGGTCCTGCGCGAGATCGGCGGCTACTCCTACGAGGAGATCTCGGAAGAGCTCGGCATTCCCGTCTCCACCGCGCGAGGACTGCTCGCGCGGGCCCGGAAATACATGATCGTACGGATGGAGGAGTGGCGATGA